The nucleotide window AGAAGCAGCCTGTCATTTTCctgcttcctcccttctttctcttattcccaTCCATCCCTTTACTTATCTCATGACAGTAAGCCTCAACAAGggtttttctctacttttgttcTTAATCAGTTGTGAAACATAGGGTTATTGCtgttttttaacttctcttagaaaaaaattgggcagccccggtggctcagcagttttgcaccacctttggcctggtgtgatcctggagacctgggatcaagtcccacgtcaggctccctgcatggagcctgcttctccctctgccttggtctctgcctctctctctctctctctctctctctgtgcctctcatgaataaataaataaaatctttaaaaaaaaatctagagctCAACCTTAACAGTGCTGAGATTCTCTGAAATTCTGTTACTCCCAAGTTGTCTTTTTTGTATGACTCAACCTTTCAAGCTTTTCCTGTAGAAGAAATTATATCCAATTATATCcaatttatttccaattttctaaGCAAATCAAGAATGCCTGTAGAGAGTTTCCTCATCCAGTCTGCTCTCCTTATTGCCATTATGAGATCCTCCCCACATGTCCCTATGATCAGGAGAAGAGGTATCCTGCTTCTTTCCAAATCTAACCCTCTCAAAGAACCCATGACTCACTCTGCAGTATCTTATGCCTCAGGTACCTCAGATCCCTGGGAAGTCATGCTAATTCATCCTTAATACAGTCTACATCTTTAAAGCTGCTACCTTTACTCTTATTTCTGGAACTTTCTTTCttgtccttctttcttttcttttcttttcttttcttttcttttttttcttttcttttcttttctttctttctttctttctttctttctttctttctttcttctttctttcttctctatgtTTTTAAAGTATCTCTCCCCAGAAATCAAGCTGGGGAACTGATTTAACTTTAATAAATCAGGGCTACTTATTAGAGCAGTATTTCCTGAATAggtattgcaaaaaaaaaaagtgtatcaaTAAGTGTACCTTGAAATAGAAGCAATAAGGGCCAAGCCTATTCTTTACTCAAATTAGTTTATTAAGAACTAAAGACAGGAGTACTGGAGAGGTGCTCACAACACAAGCCCTGCTATCTGAGATCTCAGTGTCTGATGTAATATTTGGTTCTGCATCCTTATCAGTAAAATAATGATACTATTTCCTAAGTAAAGAATTGATGTGTTTTAATTAGCATATGATATGTATAAAATTTAGCACCAACTCTGGATtataatacacaaatatatttgcTATTGCTACCAAACCAAACAATACTTTTCTTGTATTCTTCCCTTATGAGTTTTACTCTTTATCTCCTGTTATGCAGAAAGAAATTCCATCTCCTCCTTAACATGAGAGTGTTTTAGATCTTGGCATAAGGTGCCACGTGCCCTTGAAAGATTAGGAATCTACTGACAGTGCAACAGGCTGAGGGAGTAACTGGGGGCAGGGATAAAAGGGGATCCTGAGGAATAGATCACAGCATTTACTGAAGGACAGACAGGATGAGGTTGAGGAATGGGGGAAGGTATAATGAGGGTCAgttagaggaaggaaaagagaaatggccTTAAAACAAATATGCTGAAAGGCAAGTTGCAGAGACCCATGGTTCAGGAAGAAGAGGGGCTGGAAGACTGGGAAGAAGTGGACAAAGAAGGATGAGTTATGGGGAAAGCTAGGGAGAAACATGTTGAAGGACAGAAAAGGGCTGGATAGGTGTCAGGGATAAAGGGGCTTGGTGACTTAGAAGAAGAACCTGAGGAGCACAAGATGAGAGTGAAAGCATGTGAGACAGAGCAGGAATGGATGGAGGAAGTGGTGGCAAGGCTAAGGTCAGAGAGAGGCTGGCACCAGACAGGCATGGACAGACAACTAGGGAGAGGACAGAGTCAGAGGAGTAGTGAAGTGGAAAGCCAAGGGCTAAACTAATGGGAAGTTTAGAGACTgagggaagatggagagagaaagggtgAAGCAAAGAAAGGGGTGGGTGCAGAGTGGCAAGTCTGGAGAGGGTGTTGAGAAGAAAGGAGAGTCTCCTTTGAGACAACATGAGAGAGAAGCTGAGCAGCACAGAAGATGGGGATAGGGGATATGGTCAGACTGAGGAGCCGATATGAGAAGCATGAAGAACAGAGGGGTGAGGAGGCACCCAGGGAATCTCCAACTGCTCTCTATTCAATCTCACTCTCTCAAGCCCACTGGCAGTGAAGAACCTATGGAGTCCTGTGGCCTTCTGGACACAGTTTCTTTAGGTACCACAGTGTGGTGGTGAAGAAAGTAGCTCTGAAATTAGGTCTGCATTCAAATCATACCTCCAACATTTATTAACTCTTTAATTATGCTAATTTTTTAtaatctcaatttccttatctgaaaaagtAGGACAACTATTACCCTTTGTAGATCATTGAGCCATTTATAAGCGACTCTACGTGTGGTGCAGTTAGAGCCACACACTCAACAGATGCAGATTATTACCTGCAGTTTCCAACACTACTTTCTAATTGGAAGTTCTCCACAGCAATTATCTACCTTTTGAGAGCTATAGCTCTTCCCTTCATATCTGCAGCAAGCTCCAAGGGAAAGCCAATAAGTCATCTGACAAAAGCAAAGAGTGAGAAGCTCAGAGTTGGGACTCAGAGCTCTTAAGCAGTTTTTGGACAACCAGCCACATGACTGGTGAAGTGAGTGAATCTTAACCTTTTTCTGCAATGGGAGATTTTCATGTGTTCCCTGCCTTCTTTCCAGGGAAACTATTGGATTTAAAGGGACTATGGAAAGAAGTGTTCTGAAGTGCTAGAAGCCATATCCGTTGAGGGACTGGAGTTGTTGAGGTTATGATCCATTCCTGCCATACCCTGTTTTACTCCAGTCCAATTCTCAGCCCAGTGCTAGGGGAGGTCACCAAGACGACATGACCACAGCTTGACCCATAAGAAAGACCCAGGGAATCTGAGGCTTTTGACTCTTCACCTCTGTCCTTGAAATACACCTTCTACCTGCCTTCCTCATCCTCAGACACAGCCTTAGGAGAATAAGGTATGTTGAGCCCATCTGGAGGGTATACATGACTGAACCCACTCAAGATTCTGGTGGTAGGTGCAGAGAGCTACTTTTCCTGTGGTGCCCAAGACATGCCATTGTAAGTAACTTCCTTTGTTTATTAAACCTGCCATctaccaatctggagtggcctgcctctttcttcaatctctccctgccctccatcTGCCAGGGCCAGCTTCAGATTTTACTCAGGAAGCTGCCATGTTTGCAAATGAACACCTAGTGACAAATTCTGGTCTCTCTTTCCAACCCAAAAGATCATGGGGAAATAAGATACCATAGACTGGCCATAAACCTGGAAGCTGCACTATCCCATCACCCTACCTATAGGCCTTCTAGATAGGAGGTACCAGAGACGTCACTGGGTTGGCTATATCTAGGCACCTTCAACAACTTACTGGTCCCTTGTTGTCTATGGCTTCTTTCTCCAATCCTGCAATACTTCTCACTTCCTGTCCCAGCCTCTTCTGACTAAATCAGGATGCAGGTCTGCATCTGCTGCAATGGCAATTATATGGCTCTCTGTTCTCCCCCCCTTGGGTCTTGGGCCCTCAGAGGAAACTCCTTTAGGTAAATGTAGACCTTCATACACCAAAGAGGGATCAGTAGCTTCCCAGAACTTGGTCATTGGGCACCCCATTTATCTTCCATGGAAATGTAGTGACCTTTAAGTACTGTCATGAGATACTTTGCAAATCAGATGGTTCTTCGTTCTCTTCTCCCACTAGTTGCTATTGTTACAAGAAAATTTATTGGTAAACCCTCAGTCCTCTTTTCTGTGATCCCCTTTTCCCCAGTCCAGCCTCCTTTTGAGACTCTCTTTCCTATCATATAGTTACCatgctcattcattcagcaaatatatagACACCACAAGCTTTGGAACATATACTTGGGTGCAAATATCAATAAAACACAATCTTTGCTTTTGagaaaatcattgttttttgCAGGAGACAGATCTGAAAAGGACGGATTCTTCCCAACAgagtaaaaaaccaaaaagatttCACAGGAAATGTAAAGATTTAACAAGAATTCTTTATTAATGGCTGCTCCCTCACTGGGTCCAACATTCCAGATAGGGAGAGAAATACCAAAAGGCTCAGAGTTGTCCCAAAATAAGACATTATAGAATTATGTGAATTTCAATTACCTGGAAGACAAGTTTCAATGacatgaaaatatgtattttacaaacacaatgccagatttgaAGGCTTAGGGAGGCGTGAAGATATTAAATAACATGACATGTTTGTAAAGAGTTTTGTATGTGGGAGTATAGAAATGGTGCTGGTAAATGGGCCACACAATTTACACCAAATATTATCGTTAGCATGAACAAatctttgttttgttggtttgttcttgttttttactGAAGAGGAGAACATGGTAGCTGAAAACATAGACACTGCATGAGTATAGAAGTTCTATGAACTTAATACTAAAGCAGTTCACTTCCGTAGCATAGATGTTAAGGAGAAGCTAAGTAATAATGTTTTTTAACTTGAACTTCCTTTACCAAAGCAGGATCTTGTTCTTAAGAGATTGATCCAGTTTAGAGAGGATGTCCAGCACCACTGTAGTTGCTGAAAGTAGGTCTGTGtccaaacagaaaaatacaaatccttATCCTCACAGAGTGCACATTCTAGaatctttatatttcctttataattatttcattaggATAGATTTCTAGAAGAGGtgcttctgagacacagggtatGAGTATGTTTAAGCCTTTCAATGCATCTCACTTTCTATAAAAGGCAAATCAAGTTATACTCTCATACCAGTGTGGGAAAATCCCTCTTTTACTTCATGCttattaacttttaatatttgtttattaatgatcttaaaaattttagttttcattttaattttgaataaagtGGAAGTTTCTAAATATGTTATTATTTGTATGGATTTCCTcattttgaagagaaagaaatttaaatgttagTGGCTTCTCTGTTAATAAGTGGCACAAATAGGACTCAGACTTGAATCTATATCCAAATTCTGTGTTCTCAGTCAGTATACCTTCCATCCATTATGGGAAAACCATTCTGAATCTCACAGCTGCTTTCAGTGGTGTGGTCTGCTATGTAGACTTCCATTAAAGCTTAGAATGGAACCTATGTTTAAGGGGTGTCTGGCTTCAGGACAAAAAGACTCTAGTGCTCCTTCAGGCTTCCCAAGCCTAAAGCACTGGGATTCCAATGGCCCTCTACACATGGACACACATAAGCATGCATGCACACCCACATGCATGATAGCACACAAACACAGAGCATTTTATGTTGAGTTTTAgagtttggttctttttaaaatttcactttgtaCTTTTGTTTGTATGTAAGTAGGaggtattttaattataaaacataaagaatgaTATAATAACCACTTGAGTATATGTACATCTGTGAGCTTACCTGATTTTAACAAATCTTAACAATTTGCTTATttgccttaaatttttttcctagatAGAATTAAAACTTTCCATGTAACATGGCTCACTTGATTTGTTCCTTTCCttaaaactattttccagagtttaTCAATCTCAACATAGTTTTTAATgcttttcctgtgtgtgtgtgtatgtatgatatACATTCAGTATTATCAGACTTTTTTCCAATGTTGCTAGCTTTATTGATTAAATATgatatctttttgttatttattttattttccaaattccttatgaagatatacagatattttcagatttttattggCATATTTGGCCTTTTTTTTGTAGGTGCATTGCCTATTCATATCTTTGCTTAATTTCTTATTggattctctttttaattttttactgatttatagaggttctttatatattctgatcaTTAAACATCAGTTACTCATATAGACATATGTTGCAGATTTAATCTCTTAGTGTGGTttgtgttgtctttttgtttttggtgtgttctgttttactgtattttaattgTCTATTctctcatatttcctttttttttaatttttttaaatttatttatgatagtcacagagagagagagagagacagaggcagagacacaggcagagggagaagcaggctcctcgcaccgggagcccgacgtgggattcgatcccaggtcttcgggatcgtgccctgggccaaaggcaggcgctaaaccgctgtgccacccagggatccctcatatttccttttaaacattttcaagttttccttttaACGTTTATATCTTTAATTGAATACATTTTATGTGTACTATTAGGTAAGGATCAAATTTTCTCTTCCACACGGGGAATAAATTTGGCTAGTACTGTTCAGTGAATAATCCAACCTTTCCCAACTGTCTTTAATATTACCTTTTTCAAGAGCCATTATACCAAGGGATCTTTGGTATGCTGTTACAACCATTTCTCCTCCCACTTTGACCAggcaaacagaaaaaagaagccaaaatttaaatcagaaacccattttacaggtatTAACCATCTTCATGCCACCCAAAGGAATTCTCTCAGGCTAAGTATAaactaaaagatatttaaataaaattaataaaaaaagaaatgaagagatggcAGACGCTGGAATATAAAGGCAAGAGAAGTTGCCTTTTGTGGAAGTAAGGGTATGATTACTCTGGCCCCAGGAACTGCTAGACTCCTAAgtccatggaaaaaaaaaaaaaagagaattgagTTTATCAAACAGACTCAGCAAGGTTTCTGTTCAGCCCAGATCATGGAGGAGAGGTGGTGGACTATATACAAGGTTTCCCATGCCCCAGAGCTGTGAAGAATAACTCTCAGGAAGCATTCTGGGACCTAGTAACCTGTGGCAGAGGACGCTGGAAGGGCCAGAGGGCCTGAGTGAAGCAGAACTAGGAAAATGATGAGGAACGTCCTTTGATGGATGGCATCACAAGGGGGTCCTCTTGGGCTTCCTGAGTGTAAAGAGAAAAAGTTTCCCTAGAAgagttctctttctttgctttgaatTTCAATTTATGCCAAAATTGATAGTATGTATTCATTGAGCATCTATTCTCTGCCAGTCATTGTATTTATAGAGATGTACTGGTTAACAAGACATGGCTaattcctgcaaggagcctgtttagTAATCCATTCtgtaagacaaaaagaaaaaagaaagaaagaaaacaaaaaaagaaactaaactgaGACATGAAGCAGTACATTACTATGTGACAAATGTTACACTAGGAAATGCATTTCATTCAGTCAATGGTGTGAACAATCTTCTCTGCCAGTTTTAGGTCCACAGCCTCCTGAGCAAAGGGattatgatttacaaatatttgtggTATTTTCCTTTGTTGCAACTTTGTCACATTTCATATCATTGTGCAATATATCTCACAACTGAAATACCTAGAAACAAACACTGACTTCTGCTTACTGTCAGTAAGTCCACAGGAAAGGTAAAATCAGAgatgagaagaagagaagagtcaAGGTTGGGGTCAAGGGCTTCTACTAAATGAGTAGGACCAGAAGTGAGCACATCCACAGAAAGATTTAGAGGTGTTCTAATGGGATCATCCATTAGGAAAAAGTGACAAGTTCTGATTCTTCCAATGTGATTAAAGAGTCCAAAAGATATAGCTTAACCAGGATAGAAACTGAGGAGGACTTGACCAGGGCGAGAAGAGGGAAGCAATGCCAAGGAGCCATGGGATAAGGTACATTTGCTGAGGTGAATTTATCTCTTCTCTGCCAGGTTCTGTTCTGGGTGCTTTTTTGTTTactattctcttttcatttttgttcaattTCACTTTAGTTTTGATATTCGTACACTGATGATGAACTTCAACAAAGTCTTCGTCTGGGCAGTTTTTGGTGCTACCAAAACAACTAGGTCTCATATATAGGAGGCGGCATTATAATTTAAGCAAGAGCATATCAGCATTCTTAAGCATGACTCAGGAAAAGAAATTCATCCATATTTTATGTAGGGCAATGGAAAAGAATCCCAGGGAAAATGTGGGGTAAAGTAGGTTCTCAATGCTATTGATCTTTGGCCTGATTTGGGACCTCCTCCTGGGTACCCAGTGGAATTTTTAGCCCCAGGACCCAGCACTGACCTTCCTAAGACCCAGGAGCTTGCTGATAACATGACGGATCTCCTTGGTCTTAATACTATATATGATTGGATTAAGCATGGGTGGTACAAAGAGATAGACATTGGCCATAAGAAGGTGGACAGCAAGTGGTACATGCTTCCCAAAGCGGTGTACCAGAGACAGCCCCACCATGGGTACAAAGAATATCAGCACAGCACAGAGGTGTGAGGTACATGTTTGGAAGGCTCGGAGTTGCTCCTCATGGGAGGCCAGTCTTGCCACAGTGCGCAGGATGACCCCATAGGACAGTGCGATGAGCACCAGGTCCAGCATCATAGTGAATACCACCACCGCCAGTCCATACAGGTTGTTGAAGGAGGTGTCTGTGCAGGCCAGGTGTATCACTTCCTGGTGTAGGCAGAAGGAATGGGAGAGGACTCGAGGCCCACAGTAGGGAAAAGTCTTCAGGAGAACGACAAGAGGAACTAGGGCCACAGGTCCCCGGAAGATGACAGCCAGGCCTGCCCTTACCACTCGCTGGCTAGTGATAATGACCGAGTATCTAAGGGGGTGGCAGATGGCCAAACAGCGGTCAAAGGACATTATAAGGAGCACTGAAGACTCCATGAAGGAAAATGAGTGGATACAGAACATCTGGATTTGGCAAGCTGAAAAGTAGATACCACGAGATTTGAACCAAAAGATTCCCATAGTAGTGGGCAAAGTTGACACTGACAGTCCCAGGTCAGTGAAGGCCAGAAAGGAGAGTAGATAGTACATGGGTGTGTGTAGACGATGGTTGGTCTTGATAATTATCAGAATGAAACAATTGCCTGAGATGGCCACAAGGTACATAAGGAAAAAGGGGATGAAGATCCAGTGTTCGATGGTTTCTAATCCAGGAAAGCCAGTGAGGTACAACATGGGGCTAAACTGAGTGATATTGGACAAGAGCATGAATTGAGGACTGAGGGGATATTGGGCTGGCATTTCTCAGGGATGGagctgaaaataaatgaatatttctagTTAATTCTTCAGTCTCTCTAACAGTCACACCAGCATAAACAGAATCATGATAGTCATCATCTTTGGTACCATCTAATTCAGGATCAATTCTACCACCCTATTAGCTGTTCAGAACTGTCTTTGATAGCACCATCCTCATCGAATTTTCTTCAGTATTTCTATAAATTCTAttccttctcagtctcctttgctgGCTTCTCTTCACTGCTCATCCTTAAAATAAAGCCATTCCCATTCTGGGCAATTTTCTGGCCATAGTCTATTGTTTCTCCTGGCAATATCATTACTCTCATGACTTTATTTACCATCCATACATTGATAAATATCAAATGTATAACTccatgatttctctttttttctaggcACATTGATCTAGCAGCATCCTAGGCATCTGCATGTAGTTGTTTCAAAACGTCAAAAATTCAGTTTAGAGTCACTCCCTCCAGTAggatttccatttattttgttttcattaactcAGTATAGGAAATTTTAACTTCAGAAATAAGTTGAGGAAAAGACATATATTTGAGAGATATTAGTAAATAGGCTGGACGAAACCTAAGAAGTGACTGTAGAGAGAAGTTTCTAGTATTGAGCCCTAGGCAAATTTGAAATTTAGAAGTCGAGAAGAGAGACTCCATAAAATAGTTTGAGGGAAAAAATGCCCATtggataggggaaaaaaataggaaagtctGGTTTTGTGTGTAAGTTTCATGAGGAAttaatcaattatatatataatgttgcTGAGGGGTCAAGGTAATAAGGACTGAGAAGTGACCAGAAAATTTAGCAATGAGGAAATCCTGGATAAGGATGAAAGAGAAGTTTCATGGAATGGTTGGGAATGAAATATGATTCTAGTGTGTTCAGATGTAGGATTCCAGGCAGTGATGTGGCCCATTGGATGTTCATAAATTCAGAGTGGAACCAGTCATCGTTCTGGTGTGTTTTTAATTACTACACTTCTGTGCTCAAATGCAGAAGAGAAGTATGTAGAGAGTTACATTTACTCAGATTGAAGTTAGAGTAGGCTAGTAGGACTACAGTTAAAGGTGTATGCTTAGGAGTGATTATGAAGATGTACTGTGGAGAAAAAactgcataaaaataaaagtgaaagcaTGGAGTGAGAGACAGTGAGAAGGACCAGGGTTCTAGAGTATGGGATGGGCTCGAGTTGCTGATTTAAGGTAAAGGACACAATCCTTGTTGAGAGGAGGTCAAGGGGCTGAGAGTGTGGCTGCTGATTGGATCAAAGGAGGGAATATTggaattttaaggatttttgtcTAGATCAGTGGAAAGAGCAAAGTAAGTTAATGCTAAAATATGAAGTGAATAAAATATGACTGGAAAGGTGACTGTGGAGGCAACAAGGAAAGGGTAGCAGCAGTGATAATACATACTGCCATGCACTGGAAAGAATGAGGCAAGAGATGGTGGGAAGGAAGAAGGTTCAGGAAGACTGGTGCCAGCCATTCATCACTTTGACAAGGGGGATGAAAGAACTACCCATATGTatcttctccatttcttcatccctCAGTTCACTACTCAACCAACCacctaatgacttttttttttttaatttagtgaaagcaatggtctttttttttttaagatttatttatttatttgaggcagagagagagcacgtgcaagCATGAGCACACAGTGGAGGGGGAGTGgtaggaaagggagggagaaactttagcagactccacAATAGCAACTTTAGCAGACTCCAAACCTGacacacaaggcttgatctcacaactctgagattgtcacctgagccaaaactaagggtctggaagcttaactaactgtgcCAGCCAGGCGACCCCAGCACTGCTCCTTAAATTCACCAGTGACCTCTAGGGATGAAATTCAATGGAGACTCTTAGTCAACACCTGATCTCTATAGCAatgccttcctttttaaagctctCTCTTGGAATTCTTGATGCCAATATCTGATGgttctcttctaatttttatgACAGCTCCTAGTTAGTCCCTTCCATCCATTGCTCAAATATTCATGTGTTCATGTTACTCAATCTCTTGACATTGAACACTTTCTCATTCATTAtataatctattattattttacttacagACTGATAACCCTAAATATTTATCTCCAGCCCAGACAACTCTGTTATGCATCAGGCCTACATTTCCACCTTCCTGATAGTCTCCAAGTGGATGCCAATTAAATCCAACACATCTAATTTTGAGCCCATTATCTACCCTCTCCACACCTGATTCCCCTcctatttatgcatttttaaaaataacatttgccACTTTCTAATCATCCAAGACAACTTTTTGGAACATACACTTCAATTgactctttccttcttccttgatCTATTTTGTAACTGAACTAAACATTTTTTACTTCCTAAATATCCCTTCGATCTATTGTCTCCACTCCTGTGCTGTCATAGTTCCTAGTTTTTCCACACCTGCTTAACTGACCTCTCTGTCACTTAACTTGCCTGCCCAACCCTCCCTCCCCTTGATCCATTCCCTGCTGCAGTCCTGGGGGTTGTCCAGTGTCCAGAGAATGCTAACTGCCTGAGTCACTAGGCTGTTCCCAGTCCTTCACAGCCCCTTTTCACCAGAATGCAGTTCAGACTTGTGAAGAACTATGGGGAGAGCTCCAACTGATTGAGCTCATGCATGATTCATACACTGG belongs to Canis lupus baileyi chromosome 23, mCanLup2.hap1, whole genome shotgun sequence and includes:
- the OR51M1 gene encoding olfactory receptor 51M1 translates to MPAQYPLSPQFMLLSNITQFSPMLYLTGFPGLETIEHWIFIPFFLMYLVAISGNCFILIIIKTNHRLHTPMYYLLSFLAFTDLGLSVSTLPTTMGIFWFKSRGIYFSACQIQMFCIHSFSFMESSVLLIMSFDRCLAICHPLRYSVIITSQRVVRAGLAVIFRGPVALVPLVVLLKTFPYCGPRVLSHSFCLHQEVIHLACTDTSFNNLYGLAVVVFTMMLDLVLIALSYGVILRTVARLASHEEQLRAFQTCTSHLCAVLIFFVPMVGLSLVHRFGKHVPLAVHLLMANVYLFVPPMLNPIIYSIKTKEIRHVISKLLGLRKVSAGSWG